A genomic window from Mesorhizobium sp. 131-2-1 includes:
- a CDS encoding IS701 family transposase: MSVASWSGSLLAWEQELTALKARVGRVLPRRELRETGADFLDGLLSGIERKTGWLMAEQSGAERPHRMQSLLGRSHWDADRLRDEVRDYVVEALGDEDGVLIVDETGFVKKGDRSAGVARQYSGTAGRIENSQIGVFLAYASRYGQALVDRRLYLPESWTKDRVRCAKASIPETVEFATKPKMARAMIEAALDAGIPCAYVLGDAVYGADSSLRRMLEAREQPYVLAVRGAHFMRRGGDHRFEETSPEELAGELAPEDWVCHAAGEGAKGPRLYDWARIRRPWTSKGGFEHWLLVRRKRPTSGEKAYYLVFALPGSSLAELAAVAGLRWAVEECFERAKDDLGLDHCEARSWHGWHRHMSLCMAALAFLSKLSADLRRSAWSKPNETSPKEPIAA, translated from the coding sequence ATGTCTGTCGCTTCGTGGTCGGGATCGTTGTTGGCTTGGGAGCAGGAGCTCACAGCGCTGAAGGCGCGGGTTGGGCGGGTGCTTCCTCGTCGTGAATTGCGGGAGACGGGCGCGGATTTCCTTGACGGCCTTCTTTCCGGCATTGAGCGCAAGACCGGCTGGCTGATGGCGGAGCAGTCCGGGGCGGAGCGGCCCCATCGGATGCAGTCGCTGTTGGGGCGCAGCCACTGGGACGCAGATCGGCTCCGAGACGAGGTTCGCGATTATGTGGTGGAGGCGTTGGGCGATGAGGATGGCGTCCTGATCGTCGACGAGACGGGATTTGTGAAGAAGGGCGATCGTTCCGCCGGTGTCGCGCGTCAGTACTCGGGAACGGCGGGGCGGATCGAGAACAGCCAGATCGGCGTGTTCTTGGCTTACGCGAGCCGCTACGGCCAAGCGCTGGTCGATCGTCGCCTTTATCTGCCGGAGAGCTGGACAAAGGATCGGGTGCGATGTGCCAAGGCGTCGATCCCGGAGACGGTCGAGTTTGCGACCAAGCCGAAGATGGCGCGCGCCATGATCGAGGCGGCGCTCGATGCCGGGATCCCGTGCGCTTACGTTCTGGGCGACGCCGTCTACGGGGCGGACAGTAGCCTTCGCCGAATGCTGGAAGCTCGCGAGCAGCCCTATGTCTTGGCGGTCCGAGGCGCTCACTTCATGCGCCGTGGAGGCGATCATCGGTTTGAGGAAACCTCGCCCGAGGAACTGGCTGGCGAACTCGCGCCCGAGGACTGGGTCTGCCATGCGGCAGGTGAGGGCGCCAAAGGGCCCCGGCTCTACGACTGGGCACGCATCCGCCGCCCTTGGACGTCAAAAGGCGGCTTCGAGCATTGGCTTCTCGTTCGCCGCAAGCGACCGACATCCGGAGAAAAAGCCTACTACCTGGTCTTCGCCCTGCCCGGCTCCTCCTTGGCCGAATTGGCGGCAGTGGCCGGCCTGCGCTGGGCGGTCGAGGAGTGCTTTGAGCGCGCCAAGGATGATCTCGGACTTGATCATTGCGAGGCTCGGTCCTGGCACGGATGGCATCGCCATATGAGCCTGTGCATGGCCGCCCTGGCGTTCCTCTCCAAGCTATCGGCTGATCTTCGCCGCAGCGCATGGAGCAAACCGAACGAAACGAGTCCAAAGGAGCCAATCGCCGCCTGA
- a CDS encoding B3/B4 domain-containing protein translates to MFEGPIIDARIKSIASGFRAVSVYVDATSAEEGRFDPRLLGEACDCALADGPAWAEAHLASWSDAYAVFGAKPNRTPCSAQALRKRVLKDGTLSTINPIVDLYNAISLKYAVPVGGENFDAYVGRPHLTIADGSETFDTMVNGEAVNDPPLPGEVIWRDDIGVTCRRWNWRQGTRTRLKTLTGRMWFVLEALETMPDDALAEATDAMVGGLNALMPGCKIASQEIAIAG, encoded by the coding sequence ATGTTTGAGGGTCCCATCATCGACGCTCGAATTAAGAGTATTGCATCGGGATTTAGAGCCGTGAGCGTCTACGTCGATGCCACTTCAGCTGAAGAAGGACGTTTCGATCCCCGATTGCTTGGTGAAGCCTGCGATTGCGCGTTGGCGGATGGCCCGGCTTGGGCAGAAGCTCATCTGGCGAGTTGGTCCGACGCCTACGCCGTCTTTGGCGCGAAGCCTAACCGTACGCCGTGCTCAGCCCAGGCCCTCAGAAAGCGGGTTCTGAAAGACGGCACTCTTTCGACGATCAACCCGATCGTCGATCTCTACAACGCCATCAGCCTGAAATACGCAGTCCCGGTGGGTGGAGAGAATTTTGACGCCTATGTCGGAAGACCCCACCTGACGATCGCTGACGGGAGTGAGACGTTCGACACCATGGTGAATGGAGAGGCGGTCAACGATCCTCCCTTGCCCGGTGAGGTCATCTGGCGCGACGACATTGGCGTCACCTGCCGACGCTGGAACTGGCGACAGGGCACTCGAACCCGCCTGAAGACCCTAACAGGCCGGATGTGGTTCGTACTGGAGGCGTTGGAGACCATGCCGGACGATGCATTGGCAGAGGCGACGGATGCCATGGTCGGAGGGCTGAATGCCTTGATGCCTGGCTGCAAAATCGCGAGCCAAGAAATTGCCATCGCCGGATGA
- a CDS encoding LysE family translocator, producing MNVDLHQLLIVFAAYVIAAGSPGPSNMRIMGVAMARGRGAALMLASGVVSGSIFWGFMASTGISALLARYAQALLVLQVFGGLYLLFLAFRAGRSALTSNEKLAVRASTDQVALSRGELYRKGLLMHLANPKSVLAWIALVTLGIGPNSSWQSIAAILGGCAILSVTIFCGYAIVFSTPPMVALYRRCRRWIESLLAMFFAFAGLRMLLSRM from the coding sequence ATGAATGTCGATCTCCATCAGTTGCTCATCGTCTTTGCTGCATATGTCATTGCCGCGGGGAGCCCCGGCCCGAGCAACATGCGCATTATGGGGGTTGCGATGGCGCGCGGCAGAGGTGCTGCGCTCATGCTCGCCTCCGGCGTCGTCAGCGGCTCGATCTTTTGGGGTTTTATGGCCTCCACCGGCATCTCCGCCCTGTTGGCCAGGTACGCCCAGGCACTGCTCGTTCTGCAGGTTTTCGGGGGGCTTTACCTGCTATTCCTCGCCTTCAGGGCGGGACGGTCGGCGCTTACGTCGAACGAGAAGCTGGCGGTGCGCGCATCGACCGACCAAGTCGCTCTTTCGCGGGGTGAGCTCTATAGGAAGGGCCTCTTGATGCATTTGGCGAACCCAAAATCCGTGCTGGCATGGATCGCGCTCGTCACGCTGGGGATCGGTCCGAATTCATCGTGGCAAAGCATCGCAGCGATATTGGGTGGCTGCGCCATCCTAAGTGTCACGATATTCTGCGGCTACGCCATTGTCTTCTCCACACCGCCTATGGTGGCTCTATATCGCCGCTGCCGCCGCTGGATCGAAAGTCTGTTGGCGATGTTCTTCGCGTTCGCCGGGCTGCGTATGCTGCTTTCCCGTATGTAG
- a CDS encoding dihydrodipicolinate synthase family protein has product MTLFRGLSAFPLTPTDAEGHVDTEGLARFLERIQRAGADSIGLLGSTGGYAYLTREERKRAVQAAVECIGGKTPLVVGVGALRTDEAQALARDAKSAGADGLLLAPMSYVPLNEDEVFQHFVAVAEAGELPLCIYNNPSTTRFTFSDALIARLSEVSNIVAVKMPLAANDDYAGELARLRSMTPDTFTIGYSGDWGAADALLAGCDTWYSVAAGLLPVPALALTRAAQSGDAVESTRLNRAFGPLWTLFKHYGSFRVMFVIADYLGLAHVQPPRPILPLPEDAGDDIRQALEKLE; this is encoded by the coding sequence ATGACTTTGTTTCGCGGCCTGTCGGCGTTCCCCCTTACGCCAACCGATGCGGAAGGGCATGTCGACACTGAGGGTCTGGCTCGTTTTCTCGAGCGTATTCAACGCGCCGGAGCGGACTCCATCGGCCTTCTGGGGAGCACGGGCGGTTATGCTTACCTCACCAGGGAAGAACGCAAGCGTGCCGTTCAGGCTGCCGTGGAATGCATCGGCGGCAAAACGCCTCTTGTCGTGGGTGTGGGTGCATTGCGTACCGATGAAGCTCAGGCTCTGGCGCGCGATGCCAAATCCGCTGGCGCTGACGGCCTGCTCCTGGCACCGATGTCCTACGTTCCCCTGAACGAGGACGAAGTCTTCCAGCACTTCGTCGCGGTGGCCGAGGCGGGGGAATTGCCTTTGTGCATATATAACAATCCAAGCACCACGCGCTTCACATTCAGCGACGCATTGATCGCCCGGCTGTCAGAGGTGTCCAACATCGTCGCGGTGAAAATGCCTCTGGCGGCGAATGACGATTACGCGGGGGAACTGGCACGTTTGCGGTCGATGACGCCTGACACGTTCACAATCGGATACAGCGGCGATTGGGGCGCGGCGGATGCCCTGCTTGCCGGATGTGACACCTGGTACAGCGTTGCGGCAGGTCTGCTGCCGGTCCCGGCGCTTGCGCTGACGCGTGCAGCGCAGTCCGGCGACGCGGTGGAGTCCACTCGGTTGAACCGCGCTTTCGGGCCGCTCTGGACCTTGTTCAAACACTACGGCAGCTTCCGCGTTATGTTCGTCATCGCCGACTACCTCGGTCTGGCGCACGTCCAGCCACCGCGCCCTATTTTGCCGTTGCCGGAGGACGCCGGAGATGACATTAGGCAGGCATTGGAGAAGCTCGAATAG
- a CDS encoding tyrosine-type recombinase/integrase has protein sequence MSASNDLAVLIERWFTDRLMRHRGVSSNTIASYRDTFRLLFAFAQTRLGRSPSQLTLRDLDAPFIGAFLEDLETLRSASVRTRNLRLTAIRSFFRYASFEEPAHSAQIQRVLAIPSKRCDKRQLQFLTRPEIEAILACPDRSTWLGRRDHTLLLLAAQTGLRVSEIIDLDRDSVMLGHGAHVRCVGKGRKERSTPLTKVAQQALRGWLNEPRKRGATALFPNTHGGKLSADGVQALLNKYPNRRASQTKRHGHQTPSEPRRYPRGGRLRTDLPHRTPRRVSTRC, from the coding sequence ATGAGTGCCTCGAACGATCTGGCCGTGCTGATCGAGCGGTGGTTCACCGATCGGCTCATGCGACATCGAGGCGTAAGCTCCAACACCATCGCCTCCTATCGCGACACCTTCCGGCTCCTGTTTGCATTCGCGCAGACACGCCTTGGCAGGTCTCCGTCGCAGTTGACACTGCGGGATTTGGACGCGCCTTTCATCGGTGCATTCCTGGAGGACCTTGAGACACTGCGATCCGCCTCAGTGAGGACCCGGAACCTCCGCCTCACGGCCATTCGGTCTTTCTTCAGATATGCGTCGTTCGAGGAGCCGGCCCATAGCGCCCAGATTCAACGCGTGCTCGCGATCCCGAGCAAGCGATGCGACAAGCGACAGCTTCAGTTTCTCACCAGGCCCGAGATTGAAGCGATCCTGGCCTGTCCGGATCGCAGCACATGGCTGGGACGGCGTGATCACACTCTGCTGTTGCTGGCCGCGCAAACGGGGTTGCGGGTCTCGGAGATCATCGATCTCGACCGGGACTCGGTGATGCTGGGGCACGGTGCCCACGTGCGATGCGTTGGCAAGGGCCGCAAGGAGCGAAGTACGCCGCTCACCAAGGTTGCACAGCAAGCCCTTCGGGGCTGGCTCAACGAGCCCAGGAAGCGGGGCGCAACGGCTCTCTTTCCGAACACGCACGGCGGCAAGCTGAGCGCCGACGGCGTGCAGGCGCTGCTGAACAAATACCCAAATAGAAGGGCGTCTCAAACCAAAAGGCACGGACATCAAACGCCATCAGAGCCTCGCCGCTACCCCCGTGGCGGAAGGTTGCGTACAGACTTGCCGCACAGAACCCCAAGGCGAGTGAGCACGCGATGCTAA
- a CDS encoding MFS transporter: MSGVAREEVNPVSSATFAPLENSTFRPIWIATQVSSLGWLIQMVAISWLMATISTSDVMVALVQASTTLPTFLLSIIAGALADNYSRRNLMFAGWCVIASSSTMLTVLAGLGIFNPWMVLAFSCLAGVGAAFTDPAWHASVGDILRKRDVPAAVTLISVGYNAVRSIGPALGGVVVASFGPLTAFAVATLTYLMLLWTIGRCKWQVRPSPLPSEPLTTAIHDGARFTALSSEIKAAIARGALFGLTSISILALLPLVARDQLGGGPVVYGILMAGFGTGALFAGICNNILRRRLSQERLTTLSCIACAACCLSLAFTPSVAVAAIALALGGAGWVVTWTGLDVSVQLASPRWVVGRTLSIYYALSSGGIAAGSWLWGTVAESYSLSSALELSGGALLLVAGTGFLLPIRQWKDSDQAPLGFETPQVALDLKPRSGPIVAKIEYSIPEANVEAFLEQMRERRRVQSGVGARHWNLQRDLQQPSRWTETFRTPTWMDYLRLNHRLTAADKELDQRLLALHLGELPPRTTLAIERPTGAGRKRDQSMRFFFRR; this comes from the coding sequence ATGAGCGGGGTGGCGCGTGAAGAAGTTAATCCGGTGTCATCGGCAACGTTCGCGCCGCTCGAGAATTCAACTTTCCGTCCGATCTGGATTGCCACACAGGTATCCAGTCTAGGGTGGCTGATTCAAATGGTTGCCATCAGTTGGCTGATGGCGACCATTTCGACATCGGATGTGATGGTCGCCTTGGTGCAGGCTTCGACAACCTTGCCCACATTCCTCCTGTCAATTATCGCCGGCGCCCTAGCGGACAATTACAGCCGCCGCAATCTCATGTTCGCTGGCTGGTGCGTGATAGCATCGTCCTCGACGATGCTGACTGTTCTTGCAGGTCTCGGAATTTTCAATCCATGGATGGTTCTTGCATTCAGCTGTTTGGCCGGAGTAGGCGCCGCTTTCACCGACCCCGCCTGGCACGCGTCGGTTGGCGATATCCTGCGAAAGCGCGATGTTCCGGCCGCCGTCACGCTTATTTCGGTCGGATATAACGCCGTCCGAAGCATCGGTCCCGCTCTCGGTGGAGTCGTCGTTGCTTCCTTTGGCCCTTTGACGGCTTTCGCAGTGGCGACGCTTACATATCTGATGCTGCTGTGGACCATAGGGCGCTGCAAATGGCAAGTTCGCCCGTCACCGCTGCCGAGTGAACCATTGACCACGGCGATCCATGACGGAGCGCGCTTCACTGCCCTGTCATCCGAAATCAAGGCAGCAATTGCCCGCGGTGCCCTCTTTGGGCTGACGAGCATCTCTATACTAGCGCTCTTGCCTCTCGTCGCCCGCGATCAGCTGGGGGGAGGGCCAGTCGTTTACGGCATCCTGATGGCCGGCTTCGGGACCGGCGCCTTGTTCGCCGGCATCTGCAACAACATTCTGAGACGGAGGCTGTCCCAGGAACGTTTGACGACACTGTCGTGCATCGCCTGTGCGGCTTGTTGTCTATCGCTTGCTTTCACCCCCTCGGTGGCGGTGGCGGCTATCGCGCTGGCGCTCGGCGGCGCGGGCTGGGTCGTGACATGGACCGGGCTGGACGTAAGCGTCCAGTTGGCGAGTCCAAGGTGGGTCGTTGGTCGCACGCTCTCGATCTATTACGCCCTTTCATCCGGCGGCATCGCGGCTGGCAGCTGGCTGTGGGGTACGGTGGCCGAGAGCTATTCGCTGAGCTCGGCTCTGGAGCTTTCAGGTGGCGCGCTGCTGCTGGTCGCTGGCACCGGCTTCCTGCTGCCCATCCGTCAATGGAAAGATTCCGATCAGGCTCCTCTTGGCTTCGAAACGCCTCAGGTTGCCCTGGATTTGAAGCCCCGAAGCGGGCCGATCGTCGCCAAGATCGAATATTCAATACCCGAAGCAAATGTCGAAGCGTTCCTGGAGCAGATGCGGGAACGGCGGCGAGTACAAAGCGGCGTTGGTGCGCGACACTGGAATCTCCAGCGCGACCTCCAGCAGCCTTCGCGTTGGACAGAAACCTTCCGCACCCCGACCTGGATGGACTACCTTCGCCTGAACCACCGCCTTACGGCAGCCGACAAGGAGTTGGACCAGCGTCTCCTCGCATTGCACCTGGGAGAGCTTCCTCCTCGAACCACGCTTGCGATCGAGCGGCCGACTGGAGCTGGCCGCAAGCGGGACCAATCGATGCGGTTCTTTTTCCGGCGTTGA
- the fni gene encoding type 2 isopentenyl-diphosphate Delta-isomerase, protein MSDSDNIPSRRKDDHLDIVLDRRTAPATVAAGWEYIRFEHCALPELDLTQIDLRASLLGKTMRAPLLISSMTGGVLRAEAINRHLSEAAQALGIAMCVGSQRVSLQSRNSQGLTRALRRMAPDIPLLANIGAAQLREADGLDLACRAVDALEADGLIVHLNALQEAVQPEGDRDWRGVLAQIARAARSVDVPIVAKEVGSGLSASVACALVKAGVAVIDVAGAGGTSWAAVEGERARDAADRAVAMAFADWGIPTPASVQAVRRALPTVKLIASGGIRDGVDVAKAIRLGADIAGQAAGVLRAATVSTEAVVAHFEIVIRQLAVACFCTGSADLAALRQARLLPSAHLPAG, encoded by the coding sequence ATGAGCGATAGCGACAACATCCCGAGCCGGCGCAAGGACGACCATCTGGACATCGTGCTGGATCGGCGAACGGCGCCGGCCACGGTCGCCGCCGGCTGGGAGTACATCCGTTTCGAACACTGCGCATTGCCCGAGTTGGACCTGACGCAGATCGACCTGCGCGCCTCGCTGCTGGGCAAGACCATGCGCGCGCCGCTGCTGATCAGCTCCATGACCGGCGGCGTGCTACGCGCCGAGGCCATCAACCGGCATCTGAGCGAGGCAGCACAAGCCTTGGGGATCGCCATGTGCGTCGGTTCGCAGCGCGTGAGCCTGCAATCCCGCAACTCCCAGGGGCTGACGCGCGCGCTGCGCCGCATGGCCCCAGACATTCCCTTGCTGGCTAATATCGGCGCCGCGCAACTGCGCGAGGCCGACGGCCTGGACCTGGCGTGCCGGGCGGTGGATGCGCTGGAGGCCGATGGACTCATCGTCCATCTCAATGCGCTGCAGGAAGCGGTACAGCCGGAGGGCGACCGCGACTGGCGCGGCGTCCTGGCGCAGATCGCTCGCGCCGCGCGCAGCGTGGACGTGCCGATTGTGGCCAAGGAAGTGGGGTCGGGCCTGTCCGCCTCGGTGGCCTGCGCGCTCGTCAAGGCGGGCGTGGCGGTCATCGATGTCGCCGGCGCCGGCGGCACCAGTTGGGCCGCGGTGGAGGGCGAGCGCGCCCGCGATGCCGCCGACCGTGCAGTGGCGATGGCGTTCGCCGACTGGGGGATTCCGACCCCGGCCAGCGTGCAGGCGGTACGTCGGGCGCTGCCAACTGTGAAGCTGATCGCGTCGGGCGGGATCCGCGACGGCGTCGACGTGGCCAAGGCCATCCGCCTGGGCGCGGACATCGCCGGGCAGGCGGCCGGCGTGCTGCGCGCGGCGACGGTGTCCACCGAGGCGGTTGTCGCGCATTTCGAGATCGTCATCCGCCAGTTGGCCGTTGCCTGCTTCTGCACCGGCTCGGCTGATCTGGCGGCGTTGCGTCAGGCGCGGTTGTTGCCCTCGGCGCATCTGCCCGCCGGTTGA
- a CDS encoding terpene synthase family protein: MIQTERALQQVLEWGRSLTGFADEHAVEAVRGGQYILQRIHPSLRDTCARTGRDPQAETLIVTFYRELALLFWLDDCNDLGLIAPEELAAVEQALGQGVPCALPGFEGCAALRASLAALAYDRRDYARLLDDTRCYCAALRAGHAQAVGAERWSYAEYLHNGIDSIAYTNVFCCLSLLWGLDMATLRARPAFRQVLRLISAIGRLQNDLHGRDKDRSAGEADNAAILLRQRYPAMPVVEFLNDELAGHTRMLHRVMAEERFPAPWGALIEAMAAIRAQYYQTSTSRYRSDAAGGGQRAPA, translated from the coding sequence ATGATCCAGACCGAACGCGCGCTGCAGCAGGTGCTGGAGTGGGGGCGTTCCCTGACAGGGTTCGCCGACGAGCATGCCGTGGAAGCGGTCAGGGGCGGCCAGTACATCCTGCAGCGCATCCACCCGAGCCTGCGCGACACCTGCGCCCGCACTGGCCGCGATCCGCAGGCCGAAACGCTGATCGTGACGTTCTATCGCGAACTGGCGCTGCTGTTCTGGCTCGACGATTGCAACGACCTTGGCCTGATCGCGCCGGAGGAGCTCGCCGCGGTGGAGCAGGCGCTGGGGCAGGGCGTGCCGTGCGCGCTCCCCGGATTCGAGGGCTGCGCTGCTCTGCGCGCTTCGCTGGCCGCGCTCGCCTACGATCGTCGCGACTATGCTCGGCTGCTCGACGACACTCGGTGCTACTGCGCGGCGCTGCGCGCCGGACACGCGCAGGCGGTAGGGGCGGAACGCTGGTCCTACGCCGAGTACCTGCACAACGGCATCGATTCGATCGCCTACACGAACGTGTTCTGTTGCCTGTCGTTGCTGTGGGGGCTGGACATGGCGACCTTGCGCGCGCGTCCGGCGTTTCGCCAGGTCCTGCGGCTCATCTCCGCGATAGGGCGCCTGCAGAACGATCTGCATGGACGCGACAAGGACAGGTCGGCGGGCGAGGCCGACAACGCGGCGATCCTGCTGCGGCAGCGCTATCCGGCTATGCCTGTGGTGGAGTTCCTCAACGACGAGTTGGCCGGCCATACGCGCATGCTGCACCGGGTGATGGCGGAAGAACGCTTTCCCGCGCCGTGGGGAGCGTTGATCGAGGCCATGGCGGCCATCCGCGCGCAATACTACCAGACCTCGACCAGCCGCTACCGCAGCGACGCTGCGGGGGGAGGCCAGCGTGCGCCCGCCTGA
- a CDS encoding polyprenyl synthetase family protein, protein MQTDSTLHDDAQARGASGRLPSEIWMQDGVRRVEQALARLLCAEDDGETELMAAMRYATLHGGKRTRALLCLATGALADTPAPMLDDVGAAIEMMHACTLVHDDLPAMDDDVLRRGLPTVHVKFGEATAILVGDALQAHAFLTLASLDAPSDNRIALVRELAQAVSAEGAAGGQAMDLSLVGKHVELDRIVAMHRMKSGALVRASVRMGALCAIAEDAAHAALYCALDRYSACFGLALQVVDDILDATADTATLGKTPGKDAAAQKPTCASIMGLQAARQLALDLLRDAGEAIPPLGTRAERLAQMLQRANAYLFKHAPCA, encoded by the coding sequence ATGCAGACCGATTCCACGCTACACGACGACGCGCAGGCGCGCGGCGCATCCGGCAGGCTGCCGTCGGAGATCTGGATGCAGGACGGCGTAAGGCGGGTCGAACAGGCGCTGGCGCGTCTTCTCTGCGCCGAAGACGACGGTGAGACCGAGCTGATGGCGGCGATGCGCTACGCCACCTTGCATGGCGGAAAGCGCACCCGCGCCTTGCTCTGTCTGGCTACCGGCGCACTGGCCGACACGCCGGCGCCCATGCTCGACGATGTCGGCGCCGCCATCGAGATGATGCACGCCTGTACCCTGGTCCACGACGACCTGCCCGCAATGGACGATGACGTGCTTCGCCGCGGCCTTCCGACCGTGCACGTCAAGTTCGGCGAAGCCACTGCGATCCTGGTCGGCGATGCGCTGCAGGCGCACGCCTTCCTGACCCTGGCGAGCCTGGATGCGCCGAGCGACAACCGTATCGCGCTCGTGCGCGAACTGGCGCAGGCGGTGTCCGCCGAGGGTGCCGCAGGCGGGCAGGCCATGGATCTGTCGCTGGTAGGAAAGCACGTCGAGCTGGACAGGATCGTGGCGATGCACCGGATGAAGAGCGGAGCACTAGTGCGCGCGTCCGTTCGCATGGGCGCGCTATGCGCCATCGCGGAGGATGCCGCCCACGCTGCGCTGTACTGTGCGCTCGATCGCTACTCCGCCTGTTTCGGCCTGGCGTTGCAGGTGGTCGACGACATTCTCGACGCGACAGCGGATACCGCGACGTTGGGCAAGACCCCCGGCAAGGACGCGGCGGCGCAGAAGCCGACCTGTGCGTCGATCATGGGGCTGCAGGCAGCGCGCCAGTTGGCGCTGGATCTGTTGCGCGACGCCGGGGAGGCCATCCCCCCGCTGGGAACGCGTGCGGAACGGTTGGCGCAGATGCTGCAACGGGCCAACGCGTATCTGTTCAAGCACGCGCCATGCGCATGA
- a CDS encoding cytochrome P450: protein MDMLLNPLDRRHRLRDDIPVVPGAFPLVGHLPAIVCDLPRLLRRAERTLGSHFWLDFGPAGHLMTCVDPDAFALLRHKDVSSALIEEIAPELLGGTLVAQDGGAHRQARDAIKAAFLPKGLTQAGIGNLFAPVIQARVQAWRDRGDVTILRETGDLMLKLIFSLMGIPAQDLPGWHRKYRQLLQLIVAPPVDLPGLPLRRGRAARDWIDAQLRQFVRDARAHAARTGLINDMVSSFDRGDDALSDDVLVANIRLLLLAGHDTTASTMAWMVIELARQPGLWDALVEEAQRVGAVPTRHADLAQCPVAEALFRETLRVHPATTLLPRRALQELQLGQRRIPAGTPLCIPLLHFSTSALLHEAPDQFRLARWLQRTEPIRPVDMLQFGTGPHVCIGYHLVWLEMVQFCIALALTMHKAGVRPRLLSAVEKGRRYFPTAHPSMKIRIGFS from the coding sequence ATGGACATGCTGCTCAACCCGCTGGACCGTCGGCACCGGCTGCGGGACGACATCCCGGTCGTGCCCGGCGCTTTCCCCCTGGTCGGACATCTTCCCGCCATCGTATGCGACCTGCCGCGCCTGCTGCGGCGCGCGGAACGGACGTTGGGCAGCCACTTCTGGCTGGATTTCGGCCCTGCCGGACACCTGATGACCTGCGTGGATCCGGATGCGTTTGCACTGCTCCGGCACAAGGACGTGTCCTCGGCGCTGATCGAAGAGATCGCGCCCGAATTGCTTGGCGGAACGTTGGTCGCCCAGGACGGCGGCGCGCACCGGCAGGCGCGCGACGCGATCAAGGCGGCGTTCCTGCCCAAGGGGCTGACCCAAGCCGGCATCGGCAACCTGTTCGCGCCCGTCATCCAGGCGCGGGTGCAGGCGTGGCGCGACCGCGGCGACGTAACCATCCTGCGCGAAACCGGCGACCTGATGCTCAAGCTCATCTTCAGCCTCATGGGAATCCCAGCGCAGGACCTGCCGGGATGGCATCGCAAATACCGGCAACTGCTGCAGTTGATCGTCGCGCCCCCGGTCGACCTGCCTGGACTGCCCTTGCGGCGCGGCCGCGCCGCCCGCGACTGGATCGACGCGCAGTTGCGCCAGTTCGTCCGCGACGCGCGCGCACATGCCGCGCGCACTGGGTTGATCAATGACATGGTGAGCTCCTTCGATCGCGGCGACGATGCGCTCTCCGACGACGTCCTGGTCGCCAATATCCGCCTGCTGCTGCTTGCCGGTCACGACACCACCGCCTCGACGATGGCCTGGATGGTGATCGAGCTGGCGCGGCAGCCTGGGCTATGGGACGCCCTGGTCGAGGAGGCGCAACGCGTGGGCGCGGTGCCGACCCGGCACGCGGACCTGGCGCAGTGTCCGGTCGCCGAGGCGCTGTTCCGCGAGACGCTGCGCGTGCATCCGGCGACCACGCTCCTGCCGCGTCGCGCGCTGCAGGAATTGCAACTCGGCCAACGGCGCATTCCTGCGGGCACCCCTCTGTGCATCCCGCTGCTGCATTTCTCGACCTCTGCGCTGCTGCACGAGGCGCCTGATCAGTTCCGCCTGGCACGGTGGCTGCAACGCACGGAGCCGATCCGGCCGGTGGACATGCTGCAGTTCGGTACCGGCCCACACGTCTGCATCGGTTACCACCTTGTATGGCTGGAAATGGTGCAGTTCTGCATCGCCTTGGCACTGACCATGCACAAGGCCGGGGTGCGGCCGCGGTTGCTGAGCGCCGTCGAAAAAGGTCGGCGCTATTTCCCGACCGCACATCCGTCCATGAAAATCCGCATCGGATTCTCATGA